In Plasmodium falciparum 3D7 genome assembly, chromosome: 5, the following proteins share a genomic window:
- a CDS encoding 50S ribosomal protein L28, apicoplast, putative, with translation MQITNKIYKLIKYVYILYIIIHSNFIFPKVILTQINKNKTNNILKYPNYFYVISLYRKNVRFKNNNVLNKSVTKFALNTKKRHKEALAIRKYRMTGPSSIKKHYGFGAHKRINKVTMLPHKEIKLPIRRCAILGKMDNWNARKISKSGVRTHRIQRLNLINKRIFFEEENRFIKMKVSAKGLKTIKKYGLAYCIKKFNLDFSKKKYDAGYSSRRRKKKTQELNQTNSERTNVTNENTQQSVEEVDKIMDKLNLDDKKIHKDL, from the exons atgcaaatcacaaataaaatatataaattaataaaatatgtatatatattatatataattattcactCCAACTTTATATTTCCAAAAGTCATATTGACTCag attaataaaaataaaacgaataatatattaaaatatccgaattatttttatg taatatctttatatagaaaaaatgtaaggtttaagaataataatgttcTTAACAAGTCAGTTACCAAATTTGCTCtcaatacaaaaaaaaggcACAAAGAAGCTTTAGCG ataagaaaatatagGATGACAGGACCCTCATCCATTAAAAAACATTATGGATTTGGAGCACATAAGAGAATTAACAAAGTCACCATGTTACCAcacaaagaaataaaattaccAATAAgaag gTGCGCTATATTGGGAAAGATGGATAACTGGAATGCTCGGAAAATTTCAAAGTCAGGTGTACGAACTCACCGAATTCAAAGACTCAATTTAATAaacaaaagaatattttttgaagaagaaaatcgttttataaaaatgaaggtAAGCGCCAAAGGATTAAAAACAATCAAGAAGTATGGATTAGCATACTGTATTAAGAAATTTAATTTAGAttttagtaaaaaaaaatacgatGCAGGATATTCATCAAGAaggagaaagaaaaaaacacaaGAATTAAATCAAACTAATAGTGAACGTACAAATGTGACTAACGAAAATACTCAGCAAAGTGTTGAAGAAGTTGATAAAATTATGGACAAACTGAATTtggatgataaaaaaatacataaagatttataa
- a CDS encoding Tim10/DDP family zinc finger protein, putative, giving the protein MDNQRNMEDAQNALGMMIYQILNNQVRKTCFDKCFGQKFSEQMGKNEQICLAKCMDRMYETHTIVTKASTEISQNLNMDTNF; this is encoded by the exons ATGGATAATCAACGAAACATGGAAGATGCTCAAAATGCTTTAGGAATGATGATTTATCAGATTTTAAacaat cAAGTGAGAAAGACATGTTTTGATAAATGCTTTGGTCAGAAGTTTTCTGAACAAATGGGAAAAAATGAGCAAATTTGTTTAGCAAAATGCATGGACAGAAT gTACGAAACACATACAATTGTAACCAAGGCGTCCACAGAAATTTcacaaaatttaaatatggaTACAAATTTTTAA
- a CDS encoding 4-diphosphocytidyl-2-C-methyl-D-erythritol kinase, putative, with protein MNQFLNLKCVLFYFFCTHLFFLHVITKHNLKKEKGYIIRNDYKCKRKRKNNNLKKRSFFIICKNCRPNNNKFYIINNKGGENIYNVKKKKACGYVRLNNEANVEKNNVVNTNKEIEKLLLDVLDNRNNWYDSKYFSPAKINLFLRLKEKKETYNEVSTLMHSLNLGDDIFIRALKKEDQNKLRHFLHPCESGDFLTIVRMEDKNRDKETLKEDCKIDVINKSDKDLFKHMKEDIIIQEHEKLPYEYNDYPINNDNIIIKVLKRYREEFNISDDIRFLIHVNKRIPIFSGVGGGSSNGATVFYFLENIFYKYFKGDNIKANEFLKTIGSDISFFSSSGFAYCTDKGNNVTDLKNIEANIKDKDIYLFKIDEGLSSKLVYKNVDYKRIIQYNPVNLLKCLINTSNDDIIKQIEEKEKKFANTFISLDNRDNLQNVFVNDLEHSAFYLIKKLQDLKEYLRSQNMFDVVSMSGSGSSLFALSNKKTQTHEISSSFQNERIKKLISDIKIKFNMNVRVYLCDALRKGLDVWYDPIKLAHEFK; from the coding sequence atgaatcaGTTCTTAAACCTAAaatgtgttttattttattttttttgtacgcatttattttttctccaTGTAATAACTAAGCATAAtttaaagaaagaaaaaggatatataataaggaatgattataaatgtaaaaggaaaaggaaaaataataatttaaaaaagcgatctttttttataatatgtaaaaacTGTAGaccaaataataacaaattttatattattaataataaaggaggtgaaaatatatataatgttaaaaaaaagaaagcaTGTGGATATGTACGTTTAAATAATGAGGCTAATGTTGAAAAGAATAATGTTGTAAATACTAATAAAGAAATAgagaaattattattagatgTATTAGATAATCGTAATAATTGGTACGATTCAAAATATTTCTCTCCTgcaaaaattaatttatttttaagattgaaggaaaaaaaagaaacatataaTGAAGTATCAACCTTAATGCATTCATTAAATTTGGGTgatgatatttttataagagctttgaaaaaagaagatcaaaataaattaagGCATTTTTTACATCCATGTGAATCTGGAGATTTTTTGACAATAGTAAGAATGGAAGATAAAAATAGAGATAAGGAAACATTAAAAGAAGATTGTAAAATAGATGTTATTAATAAGAGTGATAAAGATTTATTTAAACATATGAAagaagatataataattcaagAACATGAAAAATTaccatatgaatataatgattaccctataaataatgataatattattattaaggtTTTAAAAAGATATAGAGAAGAATTTAATATAAGTGACGATATAAGATTTCTAATACatgtaaataaaagaataccTATATTTAGTGGTGTTGGTGGTGGCTCATCTAATGGTGCTActgttttttatttcttagaaaatattttttataaatattttaaaggtgataatataaaagcaAATGAGTTTTTAAAAACTATAGGAAGCgatatatccttttttagTAGTTCTGGATTTGCTTATTGTACGGATAAAGGTAATAATGTAACAGATTTAAAAAACATCGAAGCAAATATAAAAGacaaagatatatatttatttaaaattgatGAAGGTTTATCATCAAAAttagtatataaaaatgtagatTATAAGCgaataatacaatataatccagtgaatttattaaaatgtttaaTTAATACAtcaaatgatgatataattaaacaaattgaagaaaaagaaaaaaaatttgccAACACTTTTATTTCGTTAGATAACAGAGATAATTTACAAAATGTATTTGTTAATGATTTAGAGCACTCagcattttatttaattaaaaagttACAAgatttaaaagaatatttaagAAGTCAAAATATGTTTGATGTTGTATCCATGAGTGGAAGTGGGTCTTCTTTATTTGCTTTATCCAACAAGAAAACTCAAACCCATGAAATTTCTTCATCTTTTCAAAATGAACGAATTAAAAAACTAATAAGcgatataaagataaaatttaatatgaaTGTTAGGGTTTATTTGTGTGATGCTTTGCGAAAAGGTCTTGATGTTTGGTATGACCCTATCAAGCTAGCACATGAGTTCAAGTGA